The proteins below are encoded in one region of Microbispora sp. NBC_01189:
- a CDS encoding amino acid ABC transporter permease yields the protein MEAVVDELPVILGAFWLTVKLTVVSGLISLVWGMALAAMRVSPLPVLRAAGALYVNVLRNTPLTLIIVFCGLGLGTVMDVQFSDNLSINSFWLSIIGLSAYTSAFVCEVVRAGVNTVPLGQAEAARAIGLTFLQTLRLVILPQAVRTVIAPLGSLLNALVKNTTVAAAIGVTEAALRMKGLFDAHGDAIIPIFLGFAAGFVVLTLPVNLLSGWLARRLAVVR from the coding sequence GTGGAGGCCGTCGTCGACGAGCTTCCCGTCATCCTCGGCGCGTTCTGGCTGACGGTGAAGCTCACGGTGGTCAGCGGGCTGATCTCGCTGGTCTGGGGGATGGCGCTGGCCGCCATGCGGGTGAGCCCGCTGCCGGTGCTGCGGGCGGCGGGCGCGCTGTACGTCAACGTGCTGCGCAACACGCCCCTCACACTGATCATCGTGTTCTGCGGCCTCGGCCTCGGCACGGTGATGGACGTCCAGTTCTCCGACAACCTGTCGATCAACAGCTTCTGGCTGTCGATCATCGGGTTGTCGGCCTACACCTCCGCCTTCGTCTGCGAGGTCGTCCGGGCCGGGGTCAACACCGTGCCCCTCGGCCAGGCGGAGGCGGCCCGCGCGATCGGCCTGACGTTCCTGCAGACGCTCCGCCTGGTGATCCTCCCCCAGGCGGTGCGCACGGTCATCGCACCCCTGGGGAGCCTGCTGAACGCGCTGGTCAAGAACACGACGGTCGCCGCCGCGATCGGCGTCACGGAGGCGGCACTGCGCATGAAGGGCCTGTTCGACGCCCACGGAGACGCGATCATCCCGATCTTCCTCGGCTTCGCGGCCGGTTTCGTGGTGCTGACCCTCCCCGTCAACCTGCTGTCCGGCTGGCTGGCCCGCCGCCTGGCGGTGGTCCGATGA
- a CDS encoding glutamate ABC transporter substrate-binding protein yields MRFAAGLLALAALATGLTACGGSGSGSIVDKAKDDKKLVIGVKIDQPGWGLKKPDGSFGGFDVDVAKYVAKELGVPESGITFKEAQSANREPFIQQGQVDMVIATYSITDERKKKISFAGPYLVTGQDILVRADDSSITGVESLKDKKVCGAQGSSSPKRLADKFGPDWEAKNLTQQQGYGACLPLLENKQVDAISTDATILAGFATQFPGKFKLVGQPFSEERYGIGIKLDDKTGRDAINNAIEKFFKDGSWRKAIDANLGEFGKYFTTPPSVDRY; encoded by the coding sequence ATGCGATTCGCAGCCGGCTTGCTCGCGCTCGCCGCCCTGGCCACCGGCCTGACGGCCTGCGGCGGTTCCGGGTCGGGTTCGATCGTCGACAAGGCGAAGGACGACAAGAAGCTCGTGATCGGCGTCAAGATCGACCAGCCGGGCTGGGGCCTGAAGAAGCCCGACGGCAGCTTCGGCGGGTTCGACGTCGACGTGGCGAAGTACGTCGCCAAGGAACTCGGCGTGCCGGAGAGCGGCATCACGTTCAAGGAGGCCCAGTCGGCCAACCGCGAGCCGTTCATCCAGCAGGGTCAGGTCGACATGGTCATCGCGACCTACTCGATCACCGACGAGCGGAAGAAGAAGATCTCCTTCGCCGGGCCGTACCTCGTCACCGGGCAGGACATCCTCGTCCGCGCCGACGACAGCTCGATCACGGGGGTCGAGTCACTCAAGGACAAGAAGGTCTGCGGCGCGCAGGGGTCGTCGTCGCCCAAGCGGCTCGCGGACAAGTTCGGCCCCGACTGGGAGGCCAAGAACCTCACCCAGCAGCAGGGGTACGGCGCCTGCCTGCCGCTGCTGGAGAACAAGCAGGTCGACGCGATCTCCACCGACGCCACGATCCTCGCCGGGTTCGCCACCCAGTTCCCCGGCAAATTCAAGCTGGTCGGCCAGCCGTTCAGCGAGGAGAGGTACGGCATCGGCATCAAGCTGGACGACAAGACCGGCCGCGACGCGATCAACAACGCGATCGAGAAGTTCTTCAAGGACGGAAGCTGGCGCAAGGCCATCGACGCGAACCTCGGCGAGTTCGGCAAGTACTTCACGACGCCGCCGTCCGTCGACCGGTACTAG